A region of the Leptospiraceae bacterium genome:
GAAACTTTTTATAGTTTGTTTTTGATTCAGGGACTATTTTTATTTCAACAAAGCCTTTCCCTTTAGGAAGTTTCTTTTCTTCGAAAGTAATTTTTCCATTTTCATAAAATCCATGTAAAGTCATAGTTTCCATAATAGTAAGAATTGTTTACCAATGGAATTTCTGTGTCAAGGGAATTTTTGAAATCCAAAGAATGGCAGAACGAAGCATTTACCTTTGTAATCAAAGAAGCAATTCTGAATGTTAAGCGAAAGACGAAAAGGGAAACATAACAGCCCGTAGCCTTCGCAAGTAGAGATAATTCATGAATTATTTTTACGATGAAGTAGAGAAATTAACAGATGGTCAACAAACGCCTATGGTGGCGCGAGATATTTCCGGAAGGGATTTTGTGATCTTTGGGAAGTGAAGATTAGGCAGTCGGTAGCTACCGACTGTCCAGTGCGTAGCTAAGCACAGTCTAAGCGGATGACCTCGCCTTTATTCTTCTTCATTCGAAGGATTTGTAAAATAAAAGGATTGTAAAAATTAAAGAAATTGGCTAGGTTTATTTTATAGTAGTGAGGTTTATATTTTGGAACAGTTAATTACAATTTCCCCTGAGGTGCAAAGTGGAATGCCTGTATTTTTTAATACACGTGTTCCTGTCAAAAATCTTTTCGATTATCTTTCGGAAGGAAAGACAACGGATGAG
Encoded here:
- a CDS encoding DUF433 domain-containing protein; translated protein: MEQLITISPEVQSGMPVFFNTRVPVKNLFDYLSEGKTTDEFMDDFPSVSKQQIQKVLELVCNMVTFQFTGSLHEKSAA